In Leptospira barantonii, the DNA window TTCCGCGGTGAAAATAATCCGTATTGTATTACAAAGATCGAGGGAGAATCCGCTCTCATTCGTCTCAACGATCCGCCTAAGTTCGGAGTTTTGTTCATTCGTCCCGGAGACGTCTACGGACCCGGTTCGGGACCTTGGGTAGTAAGACCGATTCAACTGATGAAAAAGGGATTATTCTCGCTTCCAAACGGAGGAAAAGGAAGAATCAACCTAACCTACGTGGACAATCTCGTGGAAGGAACATTACTCGCGCTTGAAAAAGAAGAATGGGGCGAAGCGTTTAACATCACGGACGGAACCACGATGACCTGGAAAGAATACTTTTACAAACTCGCCGACTCCGCCGGAATTTCAAAACCGTTCTCTGCTCCCGCTTGGGTGTTAAAATGTCTGATCGTTTTGATGAGCGGGGCATACAAATTGATCGGAAAGGAACCGCCCGCAACCAAAGAAGGAGTGAACTTCATTCTTCGCGAACATCCGGTCTCGATCGAAAAGGCGAAAAAAAAATTGGGTTATCAGCCGAAGATAACCACCGA includes these proteins:
- a CDS encoding NAD-dependent epimerase/dehydratase family protein; translated protein: MKLKGKTVCITGIGGFIGKRLAEIAKEKGIHVRGIELDSRRAEELRKQGFDVVVGSTSDRKALEEAVQGSDYVLHTAAIVREGGSLEEFRKVNVHSSLELAEIAKASGAKGMVHYSSVMVYGFSYPPFITEEGPFRGENNPYCITKIEGESALIRLNDPPKFGVLFIRPGDVYGPGSGPWVVRPIQLMKKGLFSLPNGGKGRINLTYVDNLVEGTLLALEKEEWGEAFNITDGTTMTWKEYFYKLADSAGISKPFSAPAWVLKCLIVLMSGAYKLIGKEPPATKEGVNFILREHPVSIEKAKKKLGYQPKITTEEALKKTSDWIKLYASSL